DNA sequence from the Pseudomonadota bacterium genome:
GGTGGTGAAGCTCAACGACGGCTTCAGCGGCGACGGCAACGGCCTTGTCTCGCTCGAGAAGCTGCAGCGCGCCGCTTCGAGAGGTCCGCTGTCGACCCGCGAGGCCCTTGCGGTGGTCAAGAAGACACTCCCCTCCTCCACGCGGTTCCAGGCCAAGGACCAGACGTGGGACAGCTACGTCCAGAAGTTCCGCCAGATGCAGGGCGTGGTCGAGACCTTCATCGAGGGGCGAGGCAAGCAGTCGCCCAGCGTGCAGCTTCGGGTCAATCCGTTGCGGCAGGTGGAGATCATCAGCACCCACGACCAGATCCTCGGCGGCCCGGACGGGCAGGTGTTCGTGGGGTGCAGCTTCCCCGCCCGCCCGACCTACTGCGACGCGCTGCACGACGGGGCACGGCGCATCGGAGAGGCCCTCGCCGATGTGGGCGTGCTGGGTCGGCTCTCCATCGACTATCTGGCCGTGCCGGACGGCAAGCGCACGTGGAAGATGTACGCCATCGAGATCAACCTGCGCAAGGGTGGCACCACCCACCCGTTCCGCACCCTGCAACTGCTCACCGGCGGCACCTATCTCCCCGGCGAGGGGCGCTTCAAGACCGCCTCGGGCAAATCGAAGCACTACGTGGCCTCCGACAACCTCGAGTCAGAGGCCTACCGCGGACTGACCCCCGAAGACCTCATCGACATCACCACCTACACCGGGCTTCACTACGCGTCGTCGACCAACACGGGGGTGGTGTTCCATCTCATCGGCGCGCTCAGCGAGTTCGGCAAGCTCGGCGTGACCTGCATCGGCAACAGCGCGGGCGAGGCCCAGGCGCTGTACGACCGAACGGTGGCCACGCTCGACGAGCAGGCCACGACCCGCGCCTGGATGCACTGACCCTTCGATCTGCGCCGACACGAGACAGACCGCGACATCGAGAAGGAACTCGGCCGCGCGCGAGGAACCTCCCCGGGTCCGGCCGCCTTCGAGATTCGCGCGCCCCCGTGGCCACAGAGTCCCAGGTCCGACCGAGAGACGAATCGTCAGATCTACGGAGAGTGAACCCAATGGCGGAAGAAGCCCACAGCAGCGAATCCCACAACGAAGCCGGCTTTCTGGGCGGCCTCCTCGATGGCACCGCAGTCGGACTCGGCGCCGGACTTGTCATCGGCGGAATCTGCCTGAAGGGCGACTGGATCACCGCCCAGGCCTGGGTACAGATGACGGCGGCGACCACTGTGGTCGGCGTGATCCTCGGCACCTGGTGGGGCAAGAACCGCGGTTACTGATCGCACAGCGCGAACCTCACCCGAAGAGGGGCGCACGTCGCTGAAGAGGCGCGAGCCGAGCAGGCCGCGCCTCTTTCGTTCTCGCGCTCTGACGGGCTGTTCGAGGAGACCCGCGAGAGCGACGCGAATCAAAGCCCAATGACGCCTCTCCCCTCGTGGCTCGACTGGGCGCAGCGGCTACAGGCCATCGCGCAGAACGGGCTCGCCTTCTCACCCAACCCGTACGATCGGCTGCGCTATGAAGACGTGCTCGAGATCGTGCACGAGATGCTCGGCGCCCAGACCGGGGGCGACCCCATCGCGTTCGAGACGCTCTTCGGTGTCGAGAAGGGCTACGCCACGCCCAAGGTCGACGTTCGCGGGGTGGTGTTCCAAGAGAATCGGGTGCTGCTGGTCAAGGAGCGCTCCGATCAGCGCTGGACCCTGCCGGGCGGTTGGGCCGACGTGGGGCTCTCTGTGCGGCAGGTTGTGGAGAAGGAGATCCACGAGGAGTCCGGCTACGAGACCCGCGCCGATCGCCTCCTGGCCGTCTACGACATGCGCAGGCATGATCACCCGCCCTACGCCCATCACGTGTACAAGGTGTTCGTGGCCTGCA
Encoded proteins:
- a CDS encoding carboxylate-amine ligase, with the translated sequence MPPPGSVEEDQRFNELQTRLSTLWKEVMHNPYAEQTVVVVPSLTLDVEEMHKLKGVTYYEERMLFHLILLAMPKTRVVFVSSLPIHESIIDYLLQLLPGVPYSHARQRLHMFACYDGSIRPLTAKILERPALIERIRRCIGNDQNAHLTAFNVTPLEKQLSVTLGVPLYGAHPRLLTYGLKSGARKLFRDLGLRFADGFEDLRDENDMAEATVELWRRDPSLKRLVVKLNDGFSGDGNGLVSLEKLQRAASRGPLSTREALAVVKKTLPSSTRFQAKDQTWDSYVQKFRQMQGVVETFIEGRGKQSPSVQLRVNPLRQVEIISTHDQILGGPDGQVFVGCSFPARPTYCDALHDGARRIGEALADVGVLGRLSIDYLAVPDGKRTWKMYAIEINLRKGGTTHPFRTLQLLTGGTYLPGEGRFKTASGKSKHYVASDNLESEAYRGLTPEDLIDITTYTGLHYASSTNTGVVFHLIGALSEFGKLGVTCIGNSAGEAQALYDRTVATLDEQATTRAWMH
- a CDS encoding NUDIX domain-containing protein encodes the protein MTPLPSWLDWAQRLQAIAQNGLAFSPNPYDRLRYEDVLEIVHEMLGAQTGGDPIAFETLFGVEKGYATPKVDVRGVVFQENRVLLVKERSDQRWTLPGGWADVGLSVRQVVEKEIHEESGYETRADRLLAVYDMRRHDHPPYAHHVYKVFVACTIIGGAPTHSLETEGVDFFALDALPELSLPRVTPAQIARFFALRDTPHAPVDFD